From the genome of Primulina eburnea isolate SZY01 chromosome 12, ASM2296580v1, whole genome shotgun sequence, one region includes:
- the LOC140807272 gene encoding receptor-like protein 4 isoform X1, with product MSRQETLNEELRADLQCPFSFSFSFSFLFFLYALPSVSVHQHYSLHIDCGGLVNSTDAFHTTWVSDRFYSGGAASVVSEPLHFLHQQEKTLRYFPISSGKKNCYTIPMSSGSGRYFLRMFTVYDNFDGKAHSPSFDVSVEGTLVFSWRSPWPESVSRSGAYSDLFFSLDDPNVDLCFYSIATDSPVVGSLELTQIDTHAYTFDYARNSSNYILVNYGRFSSGSDQWGPGFSNDTDSFGRSWQSDTEFRQPSVSLTNGTTIKAISAVQNVINVEKSPNYFPEKLYQTAITVLGNGGGVLEYELPVDAKLDYLLWFHFAEIDLSVNKAGQRVFDVVVNGENTSRVDVYEKVGAFAAYDWSYVVKNLSSTTLSVRLESVIGAPIICGLENYAIVPLDLKTVADQVIAMRALKESFRIPDRMGWNGDPCAPTTWDAWEGVTCHPTKDESALVVSQIDLGSQGLKGYISEQISLLTNLVSLNLSSNSLGGSIPSGLSQKSLVKLDLSNNKLTGYIPDILTSASLQLVFLNDNLLEGQVPEALYSIGLHGGTIDLYGNEELCGVPSLPSCSLIWGKNGLSTGAKVGIALSCVVIFSTFVLGIYCCISRQRNEYDFGLPHELMSLAAKRNRYQRQKSLMTLEMESQHAKGFIPTYDEN from the exons ATGTCCAGACAAGAAACGTTAAACGAAGAGCTCCGGGCAGACCTACAATGTCCCTTCTCCTTCTCCTTCTCCTTCTCTTTCCTTTTCTTTCTCTATGCTCTCCCTTCAGTGAGTGTACACCAAC ACTACAGTCTACACATTGACTGCGGTGGCCTCGTGAATTCCACAGATGCTTTCCACACGACGTGGGTTTCCGACCGCTTCTACTCCGGTGGCGCCGCCTCGGTCGTGTCGGAGCCGCTACACTTCCTCCACCAGCAAGAGAAGACTCTCCGCTACTTTCCCATATCTTCTGGTAAGAAGAACTGCTACACCATTCCCATGTCCTCCGGCTCCGGACGATACTTTCTCCGTATGTTCACTGTGTACGATAACTTCGACGGGAAGGCTCACTCGCCGTCTTTTGACGTCTCTGTTGAGGGTACTCTAGTCTTCTCGTGGCGTTCTCCATGGCCGGAGTCGGTTTCTCGCTCCGGAGCTTATTCAGATCTGTTTTTTTCTCTCGATGATCCGAATGTTGATCTTTGCTTTTATAGTATTGCTACTGATTCTCCTGTTGTTGGGTCTTTGGAATTGACCCAAATTGACACCCACGCGTACACTTTCGATTACGCAAGAAATTCAAGCAATTATATCCTGGTTAACTACGGCAGGTTTTCGTCTGGGTCGGATCAATGGGGACCCGGATTCAGCAATGACACAGATTCCTTCGGCCGGTCATGGCAGTCTGATACAGAATTCCGGCAACCATCCGTATCCCTTACTAATGGAACAACAATCAAAGCAATTTCCGCAGTTCAAAACGTAATTAACGTCGAAAAAAGCCCAAATTATTTCCCGGAAAAGCTTTACCAGACCGCGATAACTGTTTTAGGAAATGGCGGTGGCGTGTTGGAGTATGAATTGCCTGTTGATGCGAAGCTCGACTACTTATTATGGTTCCATTTTGCTGAGATAGATTTGAGTGTGAATAAAGCTGGTCAGAGGGTGTTTGATGTGGTAGTGAATGGAGAAAATACAAGTAGAGTGGATGTGTATGAGAAAGTGGGGGCATTCGCTGCATACGATTGGAGTTATGTAGTCAAGAATTTGAGTAGTACTACTTTGAGTGTGAGGTTGGAGTCGGTGATCGGGGCACCGATCATTTGCGGGCTCGAGAATTATGCGATTGTGCCTCTTGATCTCAAAACAGTTGCTGATCAGG TTATTGCGATGAGAGCACTGAAGGAATCGTTTCGTATCCCGGACAGAATGGGGTGGAATGGAGACCCTTGTGCCCCTACCACTTGGGATGCTTGGGAGGGTGTTACCTGTCATCCCACTAAAGATGAATCTGCCCTTGTTGTCTCCCAAAT AGATCTTGGAAGCCAGGGCTTGAAGGGGTATATTAGCGAACAAATCAGTCTTTTGACAAACTTGGTAAGCCT GAATTTGAGTTCCAATTCTTTGGGAGGTAGTATACCCTCAGGATTGAGTCAAAAGTCTCTTGTGAAGCT GGATTTATCGAATAACAAGTTGACTGGCTACATACCTGATATTCTAACTTCAGCCAGCTTGCAGCTTGT GTTCTTGAATGATAACTTGTTGGAGGGACAGGTGCCGGAAGCACTTTACTCGATTGGGCTCCATGGTGGAACTATAGA CCTTTATGGTAACGAAGAATTATGTGGCGTACCCTCTCTACCTAGTTGTTCGCTAATTTGGGGGAAAAATGGCTTGTCTACTGGTGCAAAAGTTGGTATAGCTCTGTCATGTGTGGTAATTTTTTCGAcatttgttcttggtatataCTGCTGCATCAGTAGGCAGAGAAACGAGTATGACTTCGGGTTACCTCATGAACTAATGT CTCTTGCTGCAAAAAGAAACAGATATCAGCGACAAAAATCCTTGATGACTCTTGAAATGGAAAGCCAACATGCCAAAGGATTCATACCAACCTATGATGAAAACTGA
- the LOC140807272 gene encoding receptor-like protein 4 isoform X2 — MSLLLLLLLLFPFLSLCSPFNYSLHIDCGGLVNSTDAFHTTWVSDRFYSGGAASVVSEPLHFLHQQEKTLRYFPISSGKKNCYTIPMSSGSGRYFLRMFTVYDNFDGKAHSPSFDVSVEGTLVFSWRSPWPESVSRSGAYSDLFFSLDDPNVDLCFYSIATDSPVVGSLELTQIDTHAYTFDYARNSSNYILVNYGRFSSGSDQWGPGFSNDTDSFGRSWQSDTEFRQPSVSLTNGTTIKAISAVQNVINVEKSPNYFPEKLYQTAITVLGNGGGVLEYELPVDAKLDYLLWFHFAEIDLSVNKAGQRVFDVVVNGENTSRVDVYEKVGAFAAYDWSYVVKNLSSTTLSVRLESVIGAPIICGLENYAIVPLDLKTVADQVIAMRALKESFRIPDRMGWNGDPCAPTTWDAWEGVTCHPTKDESALVVSQIDLGSQGLKGYISEQISLLTNLVSLNLSSNSLGGSIPSGLSQKSLVKLDLSNNKLTGYIPDILTSASLQLVFLNDNLLEGQVPEALYSIGLHGGTIDLYGNEELCGVPSLPSCSLIWGKNGLSTGAKVGIALSCVVIFSTFVLGIYCCISRQRNEYDFGLPHELMSLAAKRNRYQRQKSLMTLEMESQHAKGFIPTYDEN, encoded by the exons ATGTCCCTTCTCCTTCTCCTTCTCCTTCTCTTTCCTTTTCTTTCTCTATGCTCTCCCTTCA ACTACAGTCTACACATTGACTGCGGTGGCCTCGTGAATTCCACAGATGCTTTCCACACGACGTGGGTTTCCGACCGCTTCTACTCCGGTGGCGCCGCCTCGGTCGTGTCGGAGCCGCTACACTTCCTCCACCAGCAAGAGAAGACTCTCCGCTACTTTCCCATATCTTCTGGTAAGAAGAACTGCTACACCATTCCCATGTCCTCCGGCTCCGGACGATACTTTCTCCGTATGTTCACTGTGTACGATAACTTCGACGGGAAGGCTCACTCGCCGTCTTTTGACGTCTCTGTTGAGGGTACTCTAGTCTTCTCGTGGCGTTCTCCATGGCCGGAGTCGGTTTCTCGCTCCGGAGCTTATTCAGATCTGTTTTTTTCTCTCGATGATCCGAATGTTGATCTTTGCTTTTATAGTATTGCTACTGATTCTCCTGTTGTTGGGTCTTTGGAATTGACCCAAATTGACACCCACGCGTACACTTTCGATTACGCAAGAAATTCAAGCAATTATATCCTGGTTAACTACGGCAGGTTTTCGTCTGGGTCGGATCAATGGGGACCCGGATTCAGCAATGACACAGATTCCTTCGGCCGGTCATGGCAGTCTGATACAGAATTCCGGCAACCATCCGTATCCCTTACTAATGGAACAACAATCAAAGCAATTTCCGCAGTTCAAAACGTAATTAACGTCGAAAAAAGCCCAAATTATTTCCCGGAAAAGCTTTACCAGACCGCGATAACTGTTTTAGGAAATGGCGGTGGCGTGTTGGAGTATGAATTGCCTGTTGATGCGAAGCTCGACTACTTATTATGGTTCCATTTTGCTGAGATAGATTTGAGTGTGAATAAAGCTGGTCAGAGGGTGTTTGATGTGGTAGTGAATGGAGAAAATACAAGTAGAGTGGATGTGTATGAGAAAGTGGGGGCATTCGCTGCATACGATTGGAGTTATGTAGTCAAGAATTTGAGTAGTACTACTTTGAGTGTGAGGTTGGAGTCGGTGATCGGGGCACCGATCATTTGCGGGCTCGAGAATTATGCGATTGTGCCTCTTGATCTCAAAACAGTTGCTGATCAGG TTATTGCGATGAGAGCACTGAAGGAATCGTTTCGTATCCCGGACAGAATGGGGTGGAATGGAGACCCTTGTGCCCCTACCACTTGGGATGCTTGGGAGGGTGTTACCTGTCATCCCACTAAAGATGAATCTGCCCTTGTTGTCTCCCAAAT AGATCTTGGAAGCCAGGGCTTGAAGGGGTATATTAGCGAACAAATCAGTCTTTTGACAAACTTGGTAAGCCT GAATTTGAGTTCCAATTCTTTGGGAGGTAGTATACCCTCAGGATTGAGTCAAAAGTCTCTTGTGAAGCT GGATTTATCGAATAACAAGTTGACTGGCTACATACCTGATATTCTAACTTCAGCCAGCTTGCAGCTTGT GTTCTTGAATGATAACTTGTTGGAGGGACAGGTGCCGGAAGCACTTTACTCGATTGGGCTCCATGGTGGAACTATAGA CCTTTATGGTAACGAAGAATTATGTGGCGTACCCTCTCTACCTAGTTGTTCGCTAATTTGGGGGAAAAATGGCTTGTCTACTGGTGCAAAAGTTGGTATAGCTCTGTCATGTGTGGTAATTTTTTCGAcatttgttcttggtatataCTGCTGCATCAGTAGGCAGAGAAACGAGTATGACTTCGGGTTACCTCATGAACTAATGT CTCTTGCTGCAAAAAGAAACAGATATCAGCGACAAAAATCCTTGATGACTCTTGAAATGGAAAGCCAACATGCCAAAGGATTCATACCAACCTATGATGAAAACTGA